A DNA window from Acidimicrobiia bacterium contains the following coding sequences:
- a CDS encoding DUF4097 family beta strand repeat protein — protein sequence MSDRREVFEIIGRSQIAVSFPSGRLSVQTGDVDLIEVMISGRRSSEFEIAQVGSTITVRFEGRGIASGSHQVDLIVPSSTRLDMAGASVDVDVERIGELDVRLASGDIRASQVDGDVSLKTASGDANIGKVTGRLSVASASGDVTVERAEGDSTVTTVSGDIDIQIASHDLITKSVSGDVKVVRFEGSRFSSKTMSGNVSVTVPRGRILDVDLLSRSGSCKVPEGGSSPFEGERKHVDITCKSVSGDIKIGTFG from the coding sequence ATGAGTGACCGTCGCGAAGTATTCGAGATCATCGGTCGTTCGCAGATAGCGGTCAGCTTTCCATCCGGCCGTCTATCGGTGCAGACCGGCGACGTTGATCTTATCGAAGTCATGATTAGCGGACGTCGATCGTCTGAATTCGAAATCGCCCAGGTCGGAAGCACGATCACCGTCCGGTTCGAGGGGCGCGGCATTGCGAGCGGGAGTCACCAGGTTGATCTCATCGTTCCATCGTCTACTCGTTTGGACATGGCAGGCGCTTCCGTAGACGTCGACGTTGAACGGATCGGTGAACTCGACGTCCGTCTCGCCTCAGGCGACATCCGGGCAAGTCAGGTCGACGGCGATGTTTCTCTCAAGACCGCCAGCGGCGACGCCAATATCGGCAAGGTCACGGGACGGCTCTCGGTCGCCAGCGCGTCTGGCGACGTGACCGTCGAACGAGCCGAAGGCGACTCCACCGTGACGACCGTATCGGGTGACATCGACATCCAGATCGCCTCGCACGACTTGATCACGAAGTCGGTCTCCGGTGATGTGAAGGTCGTCCGGTTCGAGGGGTCTCGGTTCAGTTCCAAGACGATGTCCGGCAACGTCTCTGTAACGGTGCCGCGCGGGCGAATCCTCGACGTGGACCTGCTCAGTCGCTCGGGTAGCTGCAAAGTTCCGGAAGGTGGCAGTAGCCCATTCGAAGGGGAACGCAAACATGTCGACATCACCTGCAAATCGGTGTCGGGCGACATCAAGATCGGAACGTTCGGATGA